Proteins from one Sander lucioperca isolate FBNREF2018 chromosome 16, SLUC_FBN_1.2, whole genome shotgun sequence genomic window:
- the tshz1 gene encoding teashirt homolog 1 has product MPRRKQQAPRRSAAYGPEDEFKADKIDEEEHLQDDGLSLDGQDADYLFNDDEDAGDRYSCQNSPLSNGTNPDAGYASPLSTTSDHLADLKTMSSFNDQDKVEKKLGESMESINGLSLQDSLAKMKSVYANLISDASWSSIALDMLKSKQSKNYAASNDNGSNHKESNGFLNSHSPGNIHLKSRCSTSNASATTNITISSTTTRAVSSNSNSGTSVSSGSTGGLSYDWHQAALAKTLQHTPYQLLPEPSLFSTVQLYRQNNKLYGPVFTGASKFRCKDCSGAYDTLVGLTVHMNETGHYRDDNKDTEDDRSKRWSKPRKRSLLEMEGKEDAQKVLKCMYCGHSFESLQDLSVHMIKTKHYQKVPLKEPMPALTSKLVPPTKKRAFQDLMSPSSPESVSSGILLGESPKDQKVANPYVTPNNRYGYQNGASYTWQFEARKAQILKCMECGSSHDTLQQLTAHMMVTGHFLKVTNSASKKGKQLVFDPVIEEKFQSIPLPPTTTRLPVPNGKSQPDSPLPPTSPEEKTEETNDEEAEEEKMDVMEPEKKIKEEKEDPPEKADKPRKARSYQYLREEDLEEAPKGGLDILKSLENTVSSAISKAQTGTPTWGGYPSIHAAYQLHGSLKSTLPSCAQVQPLFSSNSLKLLSSDLGTLIHSPNSPSPPPSHKSNVLAMEELVEKVTGKTSVKSEKEEKPVQSKCRSAKSPLPNPKDKHASPNPENRSKAVTNTAVKDQSRGKEGEQTESKGETPIKSEVDSPKKPVSNSCNNLSIITDHSPEQPLVNPLSALQSIMNNHLGKATKVATPFVDPFAMLYKINSNSAQTKSAEPVSQYYDDDDQPMDLTKSKNTNGSTPKGTSMPNNNGSINNSKPAFKDFSQSSSPPLRENALMDISDMVKNLTGRLTPKSTTPSSVSEKSDLDGCTFEDSSEELSPIQRRKGRQSNWNPQHLLILQAQFVSSLRETPEGKFVMSDLGPQERVHICKFTGLSMTTISHWLANVKYQLKRTGGTKFLKNIDSGQPLFLCNDCASQFRTPSSYIHHLESHLGFTLKDLSKLSIDLIEQQAVNRIEDKTFSSSGLTDEDTGSIYQCKLCNRTFVSKHAVKLHLCKTHGKSPEDHLIFVKKLERFDKQ; this is encoded by the coding sequence CTTATGGACCTGAAGACGAATTTAAAGCGGATAAGATTGATGAAGAGGAACATCTGCAAGATGATGGCCTTTCCCTGGATGGTCAAGATGCAGACTATCTTTTCAATGATGACGAGGATGCAGGAGATCGTTACAGTTGCCAAAACTCTCCACTCAGCAATGGCACCAACCCAGACGCTGGGTACGCCTCTCCACTCAGCACCACCAGTGATCATCTGGCTGACCTTAAGACCATGTCCTCCTTTAATGATCAGGACAAGGTAGAGAAGAAGCTAGGGGAGAGCATGGAGTCCATCAATGGCCTCTCACTACAGGACAGTCTGGCAAAAATGAAATCTGTCTATGCAAACCTGATCTCGGATGCCTCCTGGTCCAGTATTGCTCTGGACATGCTTAAaagtaaacaaagtaaaaatTACGCAGCTAGCAACGACAATGGGAGCAATCACAAAGAGAGCAATGGGTTCCTTAACAGTCACAGCCCAGGCAACATCCATCTGAAGAGCAGATGTAGTACTAGCAATGCCTCAGCCACTACTAATATTACCATCAGCAGTACCACTACCAGAGCAGTGTCAAGCAACAGCAACAGTGGCACCAGTGTAAGCTCTGGAAGCACAGGAGGATTATCTTATGATTGGCACCAGGCAGCATTGGCCAAAACCCTACAGCATACCCCATACCAGCTCCTTCCTGAACCAAGCCTTTTCAGCACTGTGCAGCTTTACAGGCAAAACAATAAGCTCTATGGCCCTGTGTTTACTGGTGCCAGCAAGTTCAGGTGCAAGGACTGTAGTGGTGCATATGACACTTTGGTTGGCCTGACGGTGCACATGAACGAGACGGGCCACTACCGTGATGACAATAAAGATACTGAGGATGATCGAAGCAAGAGGTGGTCCAAGCCACGTAAGCGTTCTCTGCTTGAGATGGAAGGCAAAGAAGATGCCCAGAAAGTTCTTaaatgcatgtactgtggcCACTCTTTTGAATCCTTGCAAGACCTTAGTGTTCACATGATCAAAACTAAACACTATCAGAAAGTGCCTCTAAAAGAACCAATGCCAGCCCTTACCTCAAAGCTGGTACCCCCAACCAAAAAAAGAGCATTTCAAGACTTGATGTCCCCGAGCTCGCCAGAGTCCGTCTCATCTGGCATACTCCTGGGAGAGTCTCCCAAAGACCAAAAAGTGGCTAATCCTTATGTCACTCCAAACAATCGATACGGTTACCAAAATGGTGCCAGTTATACTTGGCAGTTTGAGGCACGCAAGGCGCAAATTCTCAAATGCATGGAATGTGGCAGTTCACATGACACCTTGCAACAACTGACAGCCCATATGATGGTCACAGGGCACTTTCTTAAAGTAACCAATTCAGCCTCTAAAAAGGGTAAGCAGTTAGTTTTTGATCCTGTCATTGAGGAGAAGTTTCAGTCAATTCCTCTGCCACCGACTACAACAAGACTACCAGTACCCAATGGGAAGTCACAGCCTGACTCCCCATTGCCGCCAACTAGCCCTGAGGAGAAAACCGAAGAAACAAATGATGAAGAGgcagaagaggaaaaaatggaCGTGATGGAaccagagaaaaaaataaaagaggagaaagaagaTCCTCCTGAAAAAGCTGATAAACCTAGAAAGGCCAGATCTTACCAATATCTAAGAGAAGAAGACTTGGAAGAGGCGCCTAAAGGTGGCTTGGACATCCTAAAATCTTTAGAGAATACAGTTTCAAGTGCAATCAGCAAGGCCCAAACAGGCACACCAACCTGGGGTGGATACCCCAGTATTCATGCCGCCTATCAGCTCCATGGATCCTTGAAGTCTACTTTACCGTCATGTGCACAAGTTCAACCTTTGTTCAGCAGCAACAGTTTAAAGTTACTGTCCTCTGATTTAGGCACTCTGATCCATTCACCAAATAGCccctctccacctcccagtCACAAGAGCAATGTGCTGGCCATGGAGGAGCTAGTTGAGAAAGTGACAGGGAAAACTTCTGTAAAGagtgaaaaagaggaaaaacctGTACAGAGTAAGTGCAGGTCTGCAAAGTCTCCATTGCCAAATCCTAAGGACAAACATGCTTCACCCAATCCAGAAAACCGCTCAAAAGCAGTGACaaatactgcagtaaaggaCCAGAGTCGAGGCAAAGAAGGAGAGCAGACAGAGAGTAAAGGAGAGACACCAATAAAGAGTGAAGTTGATTCACCAAAAAAGCCTGTAAGCAACAGCTGCAATAACCTGAGCATCATCACTGATCACTCACCTGAACAACCACTTGTCAACCCTCTCAGTGCTTTGCAGTCTATCATGAACAACCACTTGGGGAAAGCTACAAAAGTGGCCACCCCCTTCGTAGACCCCTTTGCAATGCTTTATAAGATCAACAGCAACTCTGCTCAGACTAAGTCAGCAGAGCCTGTGAGTCAGTACtacgatgatgatgatcagcCCATGGACTTGACAAAATCCAAAAACACCAATGGAAGTACACCTAAGGGTACTTCTATGCCAAACAACAATGGCAGCATAAACAACAGCAAACCAGCCTTCAAAGATTTCTCACAGTCTTCATCTCCGCCACTACGGGAGAATGCTTTGATGGATATTTCAGACATGGTAAAAAATCTGACGGGCCGTTTAACACCAAAGTCTACGACCCCTTCTTCCGTCTCTGAGAAATCAGACCTCGATGGCTGTACTTTTGAGGACAGCTCGGAGGAGCTGTCTCCCATCCAAAGACGGAAGGGCCGACAGTCGAACTGGAATCCACAGCACCTCCTAATTCTCCAGGCCCAGTTTGTCTCTAGTCTTAGGGAGACTCCTGAGGGAAAGTTTGTGATGAGTGACTTGGGACCCCAAGAACGAGTCCACATCTGTAAATTCACTGGTCTGTCCATGACTACTATCTCACATTGGCTGGCCAATGTTAAATACCAGTTAAAGCGGACAGGTGGCACAAAGTTCCTAAAAAATATTGACTCTGGCCAACCTCTGTTTTTGTGCAATGACTGTGCTTCCCAGTTCAGGACTCCTTCCTCGTACATTCACCATTTGGAGTCCCACCTTGGGTTTACCCTGAAGGACCTCTCAAAGCTTTCCATAGATTTAATAGAGCAGCAAGCAGTCAACAGAATAGAGGACAAGACTTTCAGTTCCTCTGGACTTACAGACGAAGACACTGGCTCGATATATCAGTGCAAACTGTGCAATCGGACATTTGTGAGCAAACATGCAGTCAAATTGCACCTTTGCAAAACACATGGAAAGTCGCCAGAGGACCATCTTATCTTTGTGAAAAAGTTGGAAAGGTTTGACAAACAATGA